One window of the Eucalyptus grandis isolate ANBG69807.140 chromosome 8, ASM1654582v1, whole genome shotgun sequence genome contains the following:
- the LOC104415885 gene encoding pentatricopeptide repeat-containing protein At5g41170, mitochondrial, which produces MVTAANVAKLLSFSRPMILALTFPRGVRVPGGLLFFAGSSTSCARLEDVSESGDDRDYAESKRMMERFASQGQLGRALEALNSMGCVPGKPTAYDYNALMYRYLKSGDVVLEELAGVYHGMTRFGPAPNALTFNTLLNGMLSLGRLKDACFLAQEMREWGFLPSFSCLSKLLKKSLGLGSLADALEVFELMLECEYHPTEPMLRSLISMLCKRGMVQEAHRVVSTLFDRGHVCCIYSCNPIVWALCKSGHSYRALALLYWLKKRGIHPNVCSYTALVYGFSRERLWEEAFQCFDVMKCDRCKANVITYTAVMKFLCDDKRIEEALALLSKMDKEGYCPDLYAYNIILRELCRLNRLSDVKEVLGMIDERGLSPDPYTYSALAEGLLKVGRVRIACDLLCDAISTGCSLDICAYNIYLLCLCRTNKAKEALSVLECMMRGGVVPNTVSFNTILSGFCNENSIDEALQILDCFKWNGSGPDVVSFNTILSKACREGNSAMIRRVLYRMEYEGIKLNVVGSTCLIKYFCTVGKFSESFKLLESMMCTGPRPTIVTLNVLLDKLCKNKLLATAHWIFCSSSHGILPDITSYNILLNANVEMKNYAMTGKLLTDMHKQKLNPNVVTYGTVIKQLCEEGKISAALQLRDQMMKNGLTPSIAIYNTILAAMFRRGKFSDANRLLTAMIMEGCEPSEITFRILNRTTSKGFLKRFPKIAKLLEFAISNHPKSECHG; this is translated from the coding sequence ATGGTAACGGCCGCTAATGTCGCCAAGCTCCTGTCTTTCTCCCGACCCATGATTCTCGCGTTAACTTTCCCTCGAGGGGTCCGAGTTCCGGGAGGCCTCCTGTTCTTCGCGGGCTCCTCCACCTCTTGCGCTCGGCTCGAGGATGTGAGCGAGTCTGGCGACGATCGTGACTATGCCGAGTCCAAGCGGATGATGGAGCGTTTTGCGTCCCAAGGCCAGCTGGGGAGAGCGCTCGAGGCGTTGAATTCGATGGGCTGTGTGCCCGGGAAGCCGACGGCGTACGATTACAATGCCTTGATGTACCGTTACCTGAAATCGGGAGATGTAGTTCTGGAGGAGTTGGCTGGAGTGTATCATGGAATGACGAGGTTCGGCCCCGCACCCAATGCTCTGACTTTCAATACGCTTCTGAATGGGATGTTGTCTCTTGGGCGCTTGAAAGATGCGTGCTTCCTTGCTCAGGAGATGAGGGAGTGGGGCTTCTTGCCCTCGTTTAGTTGTTTGTCCAAACTGTTGAAGAAATCGCTGGGATTGGGGAGCTTGGCTGATGCGCTCGAAGTGTTTGAATTAATGCTCGAGTGTGAGTATCACCCCACGGAACCAATGTTGAGATCCTTGATCTCTATGCTTTGCAAAAGAGGGATGGTCCAGGAGGCCCATCGAGTTGTGTCCACTCTTTTCGACAGAGGTCATGTTTGTTGTATCTACAGTTGTAATCCGATTGTCTGGGCTTTGTGCAAGTCTGGCCACAGTTATCGTGCTCTGGCGTTGTTATACTGGCTGAAGAAGAGAGGTATTCATCCTAATGTTTGCTCGTACACGGCTTTGGTTTATGGATTTAGCAGGGAACGGTTGTGGGAGGAAGCTTTTCAATGCTTTGATGTCATGAAATGCGATAGATGCAAAGCTAATGTGATAACTTACACTGCTGTTATGAAGTTTCTTTGTGATGATAAGCGGATTGAAGAGGCATTAGCGCTTTTGTCCAAGATGGATAAGGAAGGATACTGTCCAGATTTGTACGCATACAATATCATTCTCCGGGAATTGTGTCGTCTGAATAGACTCAGCGATGTTAAAGAAGTTCTTGGGATGATTGATGAAAGGGGTCTTTCACCTGACCCGTACACATATTCTGCTTTGGCCGAAGGCCTATTAAAAGTCGGCAGAGTAAGGATTGCATGCGATCTGTTATGTGATGCAATTTCTACGGGCTGTAGCCTGGATATTTGTGCATATAATATATACTTGTTGTGTCTATGTCGTACTAACAAAGCCAAGGAAGCTTTGTCTGTCCTGGAATGTATGATGAGAGGGGGGGTTGTTCCAAATACTGTTTCGTTCAACACAATTTTGAGTGGTTTCTGTAACGAAAACAGTATTGATGAGGCTTTACAGATTTTGGACTGTTTTAAATGGAATGGCAGTGGACCAGATGTAGTTTCTTTCAATACAATTTTGTCTAAAGCATGCAGAGAGGGAAACTCTGCAATGATTAGAAGGGTCTTGTACCGTATGGAGTACGAAGGCATTAAGCTTAATGTTGTTGGCTCCACTTGCttgattaaatatttttgtacaGTTGGAAAATTTTCAGAGTCTTTTAAGCTATTGGAATCCATGATGTGTACTGGACCCAGACCGACAATTGTTACCTTAAATGTGCTTTTGGATAAACTTTGCAAGAATAAGCTACTTGCAACTGCTCACTGGATCTTCTGCAGCAGCAGTCATGGCATTCTTCCTGATATTACCTCATACAATATTCTCCTAAATGCAAACgtggaaatgaaaaattatgcaaTGACTGGTAAGCTTCTCACGGATATGCATAAACAGAAACTAAATCCCAATGTTGTCACATATGGTACCGTGATTAAGCAGCTCTGTGAGGAAGGAAAGATTTCGGCTGCTCTTCAACTCAGAgatcaaatgatgaaaaatggGCTTACTCCAAGTATTGCAATCTACAACACCATATTAGCTGCCATGTTTCGGAGAGGGAAGTTCTCAGATGCTAACAGATTATTAACCGCGATGATCATGGAAGGGTGTGAGCCTAGTGAAATTACATTCAGAATTCTTAATCGAACCACATCCAAGGGTTTTTTGAAGAGGTTTCCAAAGATTGCCAAACTTCTTGAGTTTGCCATCTCTAATCATCCTAAAAGTGAATGCCATGGATGA
- the LOC104415887 gene encoding probable inactive ATP-dependent zinc metalloprotease FTSHI 4, chloroplastic, giving the protein MSSRGFAPLDFALFPRPASLSRGASSARLSFSASRLRRSNRVGGAAAAAAASRPILFPGRRGGFGRGIRSASNAGSGPESVATSAGSVEEDPEAAQLFEKLKDAERQRISKLEELERKANVQLERQLVMASSWSRALLTMRGKLKGTEWDPENSHRIDYSDFLGLLNTNNVQFVEYTNYGQTMSVILPYYKDGHRQQTQGNSQKEIVFRRHVVDRMPIDCWNDVWQKLHQQIVNVDVINENTVHAEVYSTVATAAIWGMRLALSVGLYLWIDNMMRPIYAKFIPCDLGKPSEKIPQPIKRQALGSLGKSRAKFISAEEKTGVTFDDFAGQEYIKRELQEIVRILKNEEEFQNKGIYCPKGVLLHGPPGTGKTLLAKAIAGEAGLPFFAANGTDFVEMFVGVAASRVKDLFASARSFAPSIIFIDEIDAIGSKRGGPDIGGGGAEREQGLLQILTELDGFKVSTSQVLVIGATNRLDILDPALLRKGRFDKIIRVGLPSKDGRLAILKVHARNKFFRSEKEKEVLLEEIAELAEDFTGAELQNILNEAGILTARKDLDHIGREELLEALKRQKGTFETGQEDSTEIPEELKLRLAYREAAVAVISCYFPDPHRPFTETDINSIRSQPNMRYKDISGQVYARKSDYVNSIIRACAPRVIEEEMFGIDNMCWISSKATLEASRLAEFLILQTGMTSFGKAYYRNQGDLVPNLAAKLEALRDEYMRFAVEKCTSVFREYQSAVETITDILLEKEEIKAEEIWAVYNGAPRIPQPSVSPVDEYGTLIYAGRWGIHGVTLPGRVTFAPGNVGFATFGAPRPMETQEVSDETWKLIDGIWDKRVQEIKAEAAMEIEEDNEKPQLLMASHFF; this is encoded by the exons atgagcTCTCGCGGCTTCGCACCTCTCGATTTCGCCCTCTTCCCCAGGCCGGCCTCCCTCTCCAGAGGAGCCTCCTCCGCTCGGTTATCCTTCTCCGCGTCTCGCCTCCGTCGCTCCAACCGCGTCGgtggagccgccgccgccgccgcagcttCCCGGCCAATCCTCTTCCCCGGACGCCGAGGAGGCTTCGGTCGCGGCATACGCAGCGCTTCCAATGCGGGTTCCGGTCCCGAGTCGGTCGCCACGTCGGCAGGCTCCGTTGAGGAAGACCCCGAGGCGGCCCAGCTCTTCGAG AAACTGAAAGATGCCGAGCGACAACGGATAAGTAAGCTGGAAGAGCTTGAACGGAAAGCAAATGTCCAATTAGAGAGGCAGCTGGTCATGGCTTCGAGTTGGAGCAGGGCCTTGCTGACTATGCGGGGAAAGTTGAAAGGAACAGAGTGGGATCCTGAGAATTCGCATAGGATTGATTACAGTGATTTTCTGGGTCTTCTTAACACCAATAATGTCCAGTTTGTCGAGTATACGAATTATGGCCAGACAATGTCAG TAATCTTACCATACTATAAAGATGGACATAGACAACAAACCCAAGGGAATTCACAGAAAGAAATAGTTTTCCGGCGCCATGTGGTTGACCGTATGCCGATTGATTGCTGGAATGATGTTTGGCAAAAGTTGCATCAACAAATAGTGAATGTTGATGTAATTAATGAGAACACAGTCCATGCTGAAGTTTACTCTACCGTAGCGACTGCAGCGATATGGGGTATGCGGCTTGCCTTGTCAGTTGGCTTGTACCTTTGGATTGATAACATGATGAGGCCAATTTATGCAAAATTTATACCTTGTGATTTGGGAAAACCAAGCGAGAAAATACCACAGCCAATTAAGCGGCAAGCGCTTGGATCATTAGGAAAAAGTCG GGCAAAATTTATTTCTGCAGAAGAAAAAACTGGTGttacttttgatgattttgctGGTCAGGAATACATCAAGCGGGAACTACAGGAGATTGTAAGAATCCTTAAAAATGAGGAGGAGTTCCAAAACAAAGGAATCTATTGTCCCAAAGGTGTGCTTCTCCATGGCCCCCCTGGAACTGGAAAAACATTGTTGGCTAAGGCCATTGCCGGTGAAGCAGGGCTACCTTTCTTTGCAGCTAATGGAACGGACTTTGTGGAG aTGTTTGTAGGCGTGGCCGCATCTCGAGTGAAGGACCTTTTTGCTAGTGCCAGATCATTTGCACCTTCcattattttcattgatgagATAGATGCTATTGGTAGCAAAAGGGGTGGACCTGATATTGGAGGG GGGGGTGCAGAGAGGGAACAAGGTCTGCTTCAGATACTGACAGAACTGGATGGTTTTAAAGTCTCTACATCTCAG GTTTTAGTCATAGGTGCTACAAATAGGCTGGATATTCTCGATCCAGCTCTCCTGAGAAAGGGTCGATTTGACAAGATTATACGAGTTGGTTTGCCATCTAAGGATGGTAGACTGGCCATATTAAAG GTGCAtgctagaaataagttttttcgctcagaaaaagaaaaggaggtgCTACTGGAAGAGATTGCTGAACTTGCAGAAGATTTTACTGGAGCGGAGCTGCAAAATATATT GAATGAAGCTGGAATTTTGACTGCCAGAAAAGACTTGGACCACATTGGGCGAGAGGAACTTCTGGAGGCCTTGAAGAGG CAAAAAGGAACATTTGAAACTGGCCAAGAAGATAGTACTGAGATTCCAGAGGAATTAAAATTAAGGTTGGCATATCGAGAGGCTGCTGTTGCTGTTATCTCATGCTACTTTCCCGATCCCCACCGTCCTTTTACTGAG ACAGATATTAATTCAATACGGAGCCAGCCAAATATGCGCTATAAGGATATCTCAGGCCAAGTCTATGCAAGGAAATCAGATTATGTGAACTCAATAATCCGAGCTTGTGCTC CTAGGGTAATAGAAGAGGAAATGTTTGGGATCGATAACATGTGCTGGATATCGTCTAAGGCAACACTGGAAGCTTCCAGACTTGCAGAGTTTCTGATTCTCCAGACAGGGATGACTTCATTTGGAAAAGCATACTATAGAAATCAGGGCGATCTTGTGCCAAAT CTAGCAGCAAAACTGGAGGCTCTTAGAGATGAATACATGCGGTTTGCTGTGGAAAAATGCACCTCGGTGTTTCGGGAATACCAGTCAGCTGTAGAGACAATCACAG atattttattggaaaaagaagagatcaAAGCCGAAGAAATTTGGGCTGTTTATAATGGCGCCCCTCGGATACCTCAG CCATCCGTGAGTCCTGTAGATGAGTATGGAACTCTCATTTATGCTGGACGATGGGGAATTCATGGGGTGACACTACCAGGGAGGGTTACTTTTGCACCTGGAAATGTTGGATTTGCCACATTTGGTGCACCTCGTCCAATGGAG ACTCAGGAAGTTAGTGATGAAACTTGGAAGCTGATTGACGGTATATGGGATAAAAGGGTTCAGGAAATCAAAGCTGAAGCTGCCATGGAGATagaagaagacaatgaaaaaCCTCAACTTCTTATGGCGAGCCATTTCTTTTGA